In one window of Phoenix dactylifera cultivar Barhee BC4 unplaced genomic scaffold, palm_55x_up_171113_PBpolish2nd_filt_p 001589F, whole genome shotgun sequence DNA:
- the LOC120108845 gene encoding protein SPEAR3-like, giving the protein MAKDSSPMRPKPRKTSRPKAAAPKRPPQRGLGVAQLERLRLQERWKKITEIDPTRVVHPFPGQLLVYDYLAAVTPLAAYGIPVPPPAPVVVVPLAAYGASVPPLAPAAVAAYGAG; this is encoded by the coding sequence ATGGCCAAAGACTCCTCCCCGATGAGGCCGAAGCCAAGGAAGACCTCCAGGCCCAAGGCGGCGGCCCCTAAGCGCCCCCCTCAGCGAGGCCTCGGCGTAGCCCAGCTCGAGCGCCTTCGCCTCCAGGAACGCTGGAAGAAGATCACCGAGATCGACCCCACCCGCGTGGTCCATCCCTTCCCGGGCCAGCTTCTTGTCTACGATTACCTCGCCGCCGTCACCCCTCTCGCCGCCTATGGCATCCCGGTCCCCCCTCCCGCCCCTGTCGTCGTCGTCCCTCTCGCCGCCTACGGCGCCTCGGTCCCCCCTCTCGCCCCTGCCGCCGTCGCCGCCTATGGCGCCGGTTAG